From Daucus carota subsp. sativus chromosome 6, DH1 v3.0, whole genome shotgun sequence, the proteins below share one genomic window:
- the LOC108192577 gene encoding putative leucine-rich repeat receptor-like protein kinase At2g19210 isoform X5 — MLSINCLLSVVLTYLINSVPRVHAQDDNPPGFLSIDCGLPEGSDYTVSTTGIYYKSDSDLIDSGKSMSLLPALIGSSSEKYFSTVRSFPQGKKNCYTIQPSAGKGNKYLIRASFMYGNYDSLDQSPTFDLNLGADTWSKIVFEDSSKVVRKEIIHILSSDYIHVCLINTDTGTPFISALELRPLNNSNSMYKIDSGSLQTISRVDFVSVRGNGVIRYPKDIYDRRWVSLNLTNTGLGTMLDISNGNIYLVPKDVLRTASTTENIKDPLNFYWDTTSTSDLIYIYMHFAEVEKLGANQLREFNVYLNDKLWSHQPIVPGYLSVWTVYPETPETGNTRYAVKINKTERSTLPPIINGYEVYAAKKFSESGTNETDVSAILNIKSAYKVIKNWQGDPCEPEDFVWDGLKCSYHSSDHSARIISLNLSTSGLTGEIVPCIVNLTQLETLDLSNNNLSGQIPGFLSQLALLSVLNLKGNNFTGPVPPQLLENKEKGILSLSIDDNHGNNTNIEKKSNMSTPVVVGSVVSVVLLLAAIAFGIWRMRGRVFKKSGKLLQVNRSDLERKNRHFTYSQVVDITRNFQRVLGEGGFGRVYHGYVGNDQVAVKMLSPSSTQGYREFQTEASLLMRIHHKNLTSLVGYCNEGTNMGIIYEYMANQSLDEYLSAFMDTGKSYGIFSWEIRLQMALDAAQGLEYLHHGCKPAIIHRDVKTSNILLNEQFQAKLADFGLSKAYPAEGGTHVSTVVAVMKIQRGLRRKVMCSVLGLFYL, encoded by the exons ATGTTATCAATAAACTGTTTACTGTCTGTGGTTCTCACGTATTTGATTAATTCAGTACCTCGAGTTCATGCACAGGATGATAATCCGCCAG GCTTTCTAAGCATAGATTGTGGATTGCCAGAAGGTTCTGACTACACGGTAAGCACTACCGGAATTTACTACAAATCTGATTCAGACTTGATTGACAGTGGTAAGAGTATGAGTTTATTACCTGCCCTCATAGGCAGCTCCTCAGAAAAGTACTTTTCTACTGTCAGAAGCTTTCCTCAAGGAAAGAAAAACTGCTACACCATCCAACCTTCAGCCGGGAAAGGTAACAAGTATCTGATAAGAGCAAGTTTCATGTATGGTAACTATGATTCTTTGGACCAGTCCCCAACATTTGATCTCAATCTGGGAGCAGACACCTGGAGCAAAATTGTATTTGAAGATAGTTCAAAAGTTGTGAGAAAAGAGATCATACATATTTTGTCTTCAGATTATATACATGTTTGTCTTATAAACACTGATACAGGAACGCCCTTTATCTCGGCACTAGAGTTGAGGCCTCTCAATAATTCCAATTCTATGTATAAAATAGATTCTGGATCATTGCAAACCATCAGCCGGGTGGATTTCGTCTCTGTAAGAGGCAATGGAGTTATCAG GTACCCGAAAGACATTTATGATCGAAGATGGGTATCTTTAAATCTGACAAACACAGGACTAGGTACTATGCTAGACATTAGTAATGGAAATATTTACCTCGTCCCGAAGGATGTACTGAGGACTGCAAGCACAACAGAGAACATCAAAGATCCCTTAAACTTCTATTGGGACACGACTAGCACCAGTGATCTaatctatatatacatgcacTTTGCTGAAGTTGAAAAGCTTGGAGCTAATCAATTGAGAGAATTCAACGTCTACCTAAACGATAAGCTATGGAGCCATCAACCTATTGTTCCAGGGTATCTAAGTGTCTGGACCGTTTACCCCGAAACACCAGAGACAGGTAATACTAGGTATGCAGTCAAAATCAATAAAACAGAACGCTCAACTCTTCCACCAATTATCAACGGCTATGAGGTTTACGCAGCTAAGAAATTTTCAGAGTCAGGAACAAATGAGACAGATG TTTCTGCGATTCTAAACATCAAATCTGCGTACAAAGTGATTAAAAACTGGCAAGGAGATCCTTGTGAACCAGAAGACTTTGTGTGGGATGGTCTCAAATGCAGCTACCATAGTTCCGATCATTCTGCCAGGATAATATCATT GAACTTGTCCACGAGTGGACTGACTGGAGAAATAGTTCCTTGTATAGTCAATCTCACACAATTAGAAACTTT GGACTTATCTAACAATAACTTAAGCGGGCAAATTCCAGGATTTTTATCTCAACTGGCTTTATTAAGTGTCCT GAACTTAAAAGGAAACAACTTTACTGGGCCAGTTCCCCCTCAACTCCTAGAAAACAAAGAGAAAGGAATACTATCACTGAG TATTGATGACAATCATGGAAACAACACAAATATAGAGAAAAAAAGCAATATGTCAACTCCCGTTGTTGTTGGATCTGTGGTTTCCGTAGTTCTACTCTTGGCTGCAATAGCGTTTGGCATATGGAGAATGAGAGGGAGAG TGTTTAAAAAATCTGGTAAGCTGCTACAAGTAAACAGAAGTGACCTGGAGAGAAAAAACAGACATTTCACATACTCCCAGGTCGTGGACATCACTAGAAATTTTCAGAGAGTGCTTGGTGAAGGTGGTTTTGGCAGGGTGTACCATGGCTATGTAGGTAACGATCAAGTTGCTGTCAAGATGCTCTCTCCATCATCGACTCAAGGCTACAGAGAATTTCAAACTGAG GCCAGTCTTCTGATGAGGATTCATCATAAAAATTTGACCTCTCTGGTTGGTTACTGCAACGAGGGCACGAACATGGGTATCATATATGAGTACATGGCTAACCAGAGCTTAGATGAGTATCTCTCAG CTTTCATGGATACAGGAAAAAGCTATGGCATTTTCAGTTGGGAAATCAGACTTCAGATGGCACTGGATGCAGCACAAG gACTGGAGTACTTGCACCATGGATGTAAACCAGCAATCATCCACAGAGATGTGAAAacaagtaatattttattaaatgaacAATTCCAAGCAAAGTTGGCAGATTTCGGGCTGTCCAAAGCTTATCCGGCTGAAGGTGGTACTCATGTCTCAACAGTTGTTGCGG TTATGAAAATTCAAAGAGGCTTACGGAGAAAAGTGATGTGTTCAGTTTTGGGGTTGTTCTACTTGTGA